The Myxococcota bacterium genomic interval CCATCCCGACGTGAGCTATGCGGGGCCTCGCCGGACGATCGACGCCGACAGCCACCTGATGGAGTGGCCGACGTTCCTGACGGAGCACGCGCCGGCCGCGGTCGCCGCGCGCCTGCCCAAGCTCGTGCCCGATCTCGGCCCCTGGGCCGACCCCGCGCGCGCCACGCCGCGCGAGGAGCTGGTGCGGCTGGGCTCCGAGCTGATCCGGCGCGGCCCGAAGTGGCACGACGCGCTGGGCGCGGTGAGCTCCACGGAGCGCGGGACGGCGCTCGACCTGCTCGGCTTCGAGCGCCAGGTGGTCTACTCGTCGTTCTGCGCGCTGCTCTTCGACCTCGCCGACGCGGAGCTGCGCTACGCCGCCTACCGCGCCCACAACCGCGCCATGGCCGCGTTCTGCAGCGCCGACCCGCGACTCACGGGCGTTGCGCTGTGTGACCTCGACGGCGGGGAGAAGTCACTGGCCGAGCTCGACTTCGCGCTCGAGCTCGGGCTGGGCGAGGTCTGGGTCCCGGCGCGCGCCCCGGGCGGTCACTCGCCGGGTCACCCGAGCCAGGACGCCTTCTGGGCGCGGCTCGCCGAGCGGCGCGTGCCGTTCGTGCTGCACGTGGGAAGCTCCGGCTTCTCGATCGGGGAGCCTTGGCTCGACGACGGTCACACCGCCCCCGCGCCCCCGGGCTCGCGGCCCGAGGTGATCGGGTCGAAGGACCTGCTCGTGATCTACCAGCCGATCGAGCGCTTCCTGTCGGTGCTGGTGCTCGACGGCGTGCTCGAGCGCCACCCCGGCCTGCGCGGCGGCGCGATCGAGGTGGGCGCCGGCTGGGTGCCCGA includes:
- a CDS encoding amidohydrolase family protein codes for the protein MSYAGPRRTIDADSHLMEWPTFLTEHAPAAVAARLPKLVPDLGPWADPARATPREELVRLGSELIRRGPKWHDALGAVSSTERGTALDLLGFERQVVYSSFCALLFDLADAELRYAAYRAHNRAMAAFCSADPRLTGVALCDLDGGEKSLAELDFALELGLGEVWVPARAPGGHSPGHPSQDAFWARLAERRVPFVLHVGSSGFSIGEPWLDDGHTAPAPPGSRPEVIGSKDLLVIYQPIERFLSVLVLDGVLERHPGLRGGAIEVGAGWVPDMLRRLDHAVAIWSKSEPFLRTFTRTPSEQAAAQLRFTPYPFEDVGLLCRESNPRLYMFSSDYPHAEGGRDPIGRFDRSLAGHSPEVVAGFYAGNAASWLR